In Cyprinus carpio isolate SPL01 chromosome B7, ASM1834038v1, whole genome shotgun sequence, a genomic segment contains:
- the LOC109076307 gene encoding zinc finger MYM-type protein 1-like: protein MFPKTTQGQKRRAFNPQWYSKYSWLEYSVSKDSAYCYACRHFSLPSASESVFTSQAGFSHWKKALYKDGGLTLHDRSDSHVNAMFAWRENKNRMLSDSGLMDLIDQEYKRKVEENRRYIKTIAEVLLLTATQKQAQRGHRESEDSDNRGNFIETLTVIANHDALISEKMREKGNAKYTSGAIQNEILECLANMVRDDIVKEVKESEVFSVIANESKDLQKKEQLSLVVRYYYSGAIHESFLDFQHAQDLDAKGLSDKIIQCLEKYGLNYKENLIGQGYDGAAVMSGKHSGVAARIQAEAKQAFYVHCNAHCLNLVLVDTVKSVAEVDCFFTLLQILYVYMTGSYVHQK from the coding sequence ATGTTTCCCAAGACCACACAAGGTCAGAAAAGAAGGGCATTCAACCCGCAGTGGTACAGCAAGTATTCTTGGTTAGAGTACTCTGTTAGCAAAGATTCAGCTTACTGTTATGCATGTAGACATTTCTCACTCCCTTCAGCGTCAGAATCAGTATTTACGTCCCAGGCAGGTTTTTCACATTGGAAGAAAGCGCTGTATAAAGATGGAGGCCTTACACTGCATGACCGGTCTGACAGTCACGTTAATGCAATGTTTGCTTGGCGAGAAAATAAGAATCGTATGCTGTCTGATTCTGGGTTAATGGATTTAATTGATCAAGAGTACAAAAGAAAAGTTGAGGAGAACAGGAGATACATAAAAACAATTGCAGAGGTTCTGTTGTTAACAGCAActcagaagcaggctcagagggGCCACCGGGAGTCAGAGGACTCTGACAATAGGGGGAATTTCATAGAAACTCTAACTGTGATTGCTAATCATGATGCCCTTATAAGTGAGAAAATGAGGGAAAAGGGGAATGCAAAGTACACATCTGGAGCCATACAGAATGAAATTCTGGAGTGTCTTGCAAACATGGTGAGGGATGACATTGTAAAGGAGGTGAAGGAGAGTGAGGTTTTCTCAGTAATTGCAAATGAAAGCAAAGACCTCCAGAAAAAGGAGCAGCTGTCGTTGGTAGTGAGGTATTACTACAGTGGGGCTATACATGAAAGTTTCCTTGACTTTCAGCATGCTCAGGATTTGGATGCTAAGGGACTTAGTGATAAAATCATACAATGCCTTGAAAAATATGGGCTCAATTACAAAGAGAACCTGATTGGGCAAGGCTATGATGGAGCAGCTGTGATGAGTGGGAAACACTCGGGTGTGGCAGCCAGAATTCAGGCAGAGGCTAAACAGGCATTTTATGTCCACTGTAATGCCCACTGCCTGAATCTAGTCTTAGTGGACACAGTGAAGTCAGTGGCAGAGGTAGATTGTTTCTTCACCCTCCTCCAAATACTCTATGTGTATATGACCGGGTCCTATGTACATCAAAAATAG